The genomic window taaaatatatacaaacCAGCTTTTCAGATCTGTTAAAGTGTATGTAATTTTGAAGCTGATGGACCTAACAGGCCACCATGTCACAAACAGCTCTTTAGCTTTTATAATTTAGCAGAATGGCTTATTTACATATAGTCTTTGAGTTCAGTATAACACtgtatacttttttttttaagaaaacagtaTAGCTGCAGCCCATGAGAAGATTTCTGAGTGCAAAAAACAAATCCTGCAAGCAAAAAGGATTCGAAAGAATCGACAGGGTAAGGAGCAATGTCTGTATTTACACTGGCAGACCTCATTATTTTGTTATCTTTTTAAATACCTTGTATTGGAAAATAGATTTGAGGTTTTTGGAAGTAGGAAGGATATGGATACTGTATTAAAGGTGATGGGTTCCACACCTGATATTCTGGACATGTCCTTCTGAATACCTGTTACAAAAGGtgtattttttccctgctcttgAAAGCACATGCTGATAATTTCCATTGAAACTTCAGTCTAGAAGATTAGCAATTGGGAAgaagcaagatttttttccttgaaaaataaaacgCAAAAAGAAGTTTCGAAGTATTACGTAAAAGGTTTTTAATACAACTGTCTGATCAATTTTGTGGATAATTTTAGATACaacctgaaattaaaataactgtaaCTAGTGGGGATGTAGAGTCCTTATATCTTTACAAACACAGATCTGAAGTGTTTGCTTTTTGACACGTTTTGTCCAGTCTGCAGCACAGATTTTTCCATGCAAATTAGGTATTTGGCTTATGAACAGTTGCTGTTAGAAAATGACTGTTAGTTGCCTATATAACCATAATATTGTTTTTAATGTGtaatccttttttaaaaaaaatcccaagaatTGAAAAATCCATGCaacattttatacatttttctaaaaatcttAAATGTTCacatgtgacatcagcactgTTTTCTGTACATATACATTGGGTATCTAAATCCAATCCTTAAGAAACATACACAAAAGACCAAGTGTCCAGCAATGCAGAGCTATCTAAAGATTGTGTTTTCTTGCCTCATCCTTTTTGAATCACTAGCACTAGGTAAGTTTGAGTGAATAGATAATGGTCTACAATCATATCTGTAGTATATTTAAAAACTCTTTTGATGTAATCATCTACTTTGAAATGTTATAGCATGGTgtaaatcatatatatttttatatattgcaGGTGTTTTTTGATAGATGTAAGGTGTTATGTACAGATTTGAAAAATACTAAAACAGTTTTTCAAGAAGGAGAAACCATCTGCTATTCTATGGTACCTGAGTTTTGCATCTTGAAtcaatattttcagaattatttagaTTAGCTATTGAAATGTCTTTCAGAATATGATGCATTGGCCAAAGTCATACAGCATCATCCAGACAGACATGAAACATTGAAGTAAGTATAGAACTACCTTAAATTATAATAAGCCAGTAAGCTGGAAGTCGCCAGATTTGGCATTTCCTTGGTTTCAGTTTGACCTTTCCTCACTTCTGTGTAATTTCTTTTGCCATAAGAAAAACTTGTGTTTCTATGCCTTTATCAGCTTCCTTTAATTAATCTCCTTCTCTGTGAATCAGAAGCATTGCTAATTGTTTTGTAGTTGAGATTTTTCCATTGTTAAGGTGAATAAGTGAACTCGGATGTCAATGCAGATCTGATGTCAGTTTACCAGGGATGGGCTGCTCAGGAAAGAGAGTGGGAAGTGCTGTAACACCTGCCCGTGAGGGATTCAGTGGTCATTCAAAATGCATAACACACAAGCAAGTAAGGTGGGATgagagaaagcaggagaaagCTCTTAgggttggggcttttttgtgtTTCCCTTGCAGTGGTTGTTCCGGCCTGCCCAGCTGTAAATTGCTGTGTTGTTTTACCACAGTGTAACCTGCCCTGGCACGCAGGTTGGACCTCCCTGTTGTCCAGCTCATCTTGCACATTCCTTACAGTGCTGCTTGGCACATTCTGGATTTGGATCACCCTCTCTGCTTTTGGGGCAGTTGTGGGGGGataatctttttaaatttatcaaGCCACTGAAACATTCCAGGACTTACTGCAACTATGAGTTTGTTCTTCTTGAGCTCATGAAAGGTGTAGCATGAGGTTACTGTTCCCATTTAAGTGCAGCTTCTGCCTATCCTATTGCCCACTTTcagtgaatcatagaatcaattggatgggaaaagacctccaagatcattgagtccaacccttggtccaatgTAAAATGCTCTCAGTCACAGAGTGGGATTCTTGAATTTtcttgtgcagggccaggagttggacttgatctttgtgggtcccttccaacgcaGAATATTCTATGAATCAGCTTCTTTAACTTCCATTGTATGGTCAAGTAAATAATATGTTATAGGTGAACTGAGTTGTTACAGTACAAATGCCCCATGTACAACTGTATTCCAGCTTGGAAGCCTAGTTGTAAAAATCCTGAAATTACAAGTTTAGAACATAATAATTTAAGATTTACATGAAGTGGCTTTACCTCTGTATTGTTTCGCTTACTATGCTTTGTTTACATATACTGTTTATTTAATAGTTCTTTTTCCTCTATTTAGGTCAAATCTGTTTTGCAAGAATTTTACAGAACTCTTTAATAAGACTATTCAATACCATTTAAAAATaccatatttttataaaatatgtttatataGCATATAAAAATACTATACTATTTCTTTTCAGGCAGCTAGAAGCTTTGGGAAAAGAATTGCAAAATCTTTCTcacattaaagaaaatgttgaaGATAAGGTAGGTTTTTCATAGAGATTGttatataataatttattaGGAATACAATTAATGGACAGTCTGCTATTGGTTGTCTGACTGTTTCCTACAATGTGTATTCTATTGTTGCAGTTGGAGCTGAGAAGAAAGCAGTTCCATGTTCTCCTGAGCACTATCCATGAACTTCAGCAAACCCTGGAGAGTAAGTGTTGTTCTTAGGTAATAGATATAACTGGGTTGGGTTTCAGCGGATCAAAAGGATTCCCAGCTTCCAGCAGTGGGATAGCTCTGTGCAATTGAGGTTGGTGACCTCTTGCATCggcagcatttttttccccagtggtAGTCCAGAGCCTGAGACTGCCcagaattctttttcttctacacACTCCCCACTGTGTCATTTCCTGACCAGCTTCAGGTTAATCTGTAGGCAGCAGAATGCTTTAAATATAGGGATGGAGAATAGCAATTTAAGGTtagtttatttgggttttttttaaacagaggaggtatttcctacagaaaattattctcatgcttattttcaaagttatttGTATAATTCCTATCTTGATAGTTTTGAACATGTCATGGTATCATGTGAAGCTTTACTAAAAAGAATTTGGAATACAGGAAAGGTAATGACCGACCTACTCAAAGCAGAGTATGTGATAGAGTAGGGACTAAAGCTGTCATACACAAGAGCTAAATTCAGGAATTAGTCATACTCATCTTTTGTCATACAAATATCTAATATTTTCAAATCAGCACTAACTTTTCATGCTTTAATATggaaatattgttttaaatattatttgctGGGTATTTGCCATGTCTTTTGAAGACACACCAATTGGTGCAGCCTTTGAGCATGACCTGATTAAATGCATAGATTGCTGTAAGAGCAGACTTTCATTCTCTAAGGCCATTTAGATCTTCTTAAGCAGAATGAATTGTTAATCCTAGGTGAACTTTAGCAGAAGGTTATTGTTATTTTGTGTTGCTAACACTTGGTTAAGTATTTAtctttgaaatatattttcatatgaaTATATAGATTAACTTTGATCTTTCAGGATTTTATAGAGGACATAGCAGTTTAGTGTAAGGTACAGCTTCAGTCTGAAATAAACCATTAGTAGGCAAAGAGAAGGCATGTGATTTGAAGCAATCTGGTATTTGCTTGTATTTATGCTATAAAATTTATCCTGTATTTCCAGTAACAGTTGTTACAGATAACATCCTTAAAAACTTtgaaggattttttgtttgtttgtttgaactTAGCATTTTATATAATGAGGTGCTCAACTACACATTTCAGgccatcaaaataaaatatttgagtgggacacagctctgctaTATAGTCTGTAAATATGACCAGGCATGTTTGACTAACAGTAATATTGAATTTTAGATGATGAAAAACTTTCAGAAGCTGAAGAATCCCAAGAAACTCAAATGGAAGCAGAGGCCAAGCAGTAGATGTAATATGAAGACTGACAATACTACTGAAGAAAGTCCAAGTATCTTCACATTGTGTTGAAACCAACAGTAAGGGAGGTGGAGCTGAAAATAGTTTCCTACTGCTTCTGAgaatttttacataaaaatacttgtttttcttATGCTTCAGGGGAAAACACTTACAGATCTGTACAGACAGGCACGTTGTGTTATTCCACAAATTTTGTAATTTGTGACTTGGTTCACAGTGCTTGTGAACTAAGGTGTTTGCAAAACATTGCcaataaaaagtgttttcacagattttcccatttttaGTAGGCATTGAGCTTAATAATAAGGGTTTCATTTCTTACTTGACATCAGACTGAGGGCAGTGCCTCTTTGCATGAGTCCCAGCTTCCATATCCCAGTCTAGATGGGACCTAAATCTGAACTAAGTAGGGGTCTCAGTTTTTCAAAGTAGCTGCCATTTTAGAATTTACCTGCAACTAGACTAGAATTTGCTAGTTCCATATAAAACAAATTACTTCTATAGAATTAATGCTTGTTAAGGGttgtaaaacaacaaaaatcatcCCGTAGTagcttaaatttttttcctcaatatgATGCTAAGAACCACAGCAGtctttgctctgctttgtttGTTGTACCACATCAAAAGTCACATTTTGAAATGGCACATTTAAAACTGTGATTTAAAAGCTTTGTTCTTCAAGAACCAGGAATCTAATCCTGATACCATTTATAATCTGCTTCTGGATTTTACTTGTCCATTGCCTATTAAGAAATTCATCATAATTTCTGAAGCAGATGGTGGAACCCAACcgttccttccttccttccttcctcacaACGAAAAACTGAAGCTGCAAAGCAGTAACCATGATGTTAGAGAATCAGAGGTACTTGTATTGTTAATAGGGAAGGTGGAATCTATCCACCTGGATCATCCTGCAGTCTGTTGGGAGGTAGGAATCACAGGTTTCAAGCTTCCCAACAAGAGAAGAGAATGGAGTGTGCTCTATGCTTTTGTaaagcaggaaggaaggaacaaggGGCAGTAGGTGATATCACTACCTGTTGGCCTTGCTCTAAAAACACCTGTTACATTGAGCCTTCCAGTGGTGTGggtaaaggaaaacattttggatCTCATTGAGACAGACCCATAAGCATACACAGTTCAAGTAAAATAATGATGTTATACAGAATAGAGCTGCCTTCTCACCAGGAGACAGCTGACAGGGATTTCCAGCACTGAAACCTCAGACTTCTGTAGTGTAGATGCCATGTAATTCCCCCTCTCCATGGCTGTGGATCTCTGTGCGTTGGGCTGAACAGGCATATCTGAGCTTGTTCTGCTCACATTCCAGGTTTGCTAAAGGCGAGCCAGCTGAACAAGAAGTCACACAACTTCAGTAGCACAGTACAGCCCTGAACTAATAAGCTGTCAAAAGTGTTCTAGTTCACAGCTGGTCAACTCAGAACACAGGGGAAGCTCAGGTTTGCCTGTGCAGACATGCAGTGCTTCTCATGCACTACAGATTTGGCAGGTTGGGGTGGTGgttaagcaaacaaaaaggatTTAATAGGAAAAATACACCATCAAAAAGTATTTAGTGTACTGTGTTTTTCCTCTCCTAACAACAgtgaatagaaaaatattttgtaaagcAGCAGTACTAAATTATTGCTAGATCAGGGAGGAGTCACTGTCATGAATATGAATTACAAAGATCATAAATGACAAAGGCTCAAAAACACTTTTAAAGTGTATTAGCGGGTTTTGTGGTTGAAATGCCCTCTACAAGCTACCTGGACTGAATTTTGGTGCCGAGGTGGATGACATTTACCACCTAAAAACAGTCTCCATAACAGTGTCATCATGAAAATCTCAAATTTTCCCACTCATTGGTTTACACAATTATTTGGAAATTACTTGGATCACTTAAATATCTTGGAACTTGCATTGATCTGTGTAAAACCTGACCAGAAATGTGCCACCATCTGAGTCTGTCCTTCTGGTAATGAGTACCCACGCAGAAACAAGAGCTGCACACAAGAGAAGCAATACAAACACACAGTAAAGGAATATATTCTAGTTTGAATTACAGTGATGCaatcttgaaaataaattgctgCCCTAGAAATTCAAGTTGCACTCATGCAATGTGGCAGCAAGAGGGTGATGTCACCAGGCCACCTTGGAGAGCaatcaaaggaaaaagcaaCATCAATTCATTGTAAATGCAGGCTCAGTGGGACATCCAAAATATTTGCTTCtgatattttcaatatttatatATCTAACCTCTGGAGCACTAGAGTTGTaccaaaagaagaaacaaacccaaatggAATTCTAATACCAGCCAATATTAAAACTTCTAAGCCTCAGGTTCCAGCATTGAATCTGCCCTATATATGTTGGAAATGTTTATCTGCATCTCCTTTAATCTTCTGTTCCAGAAGTCTTCTGTGTGTCCTATTTCCAAGGCAGGGATGATGGTCActgttccatccctgcctggAAATCTGTCCTCTCTGATGCTGCTTACCTGTGCTGACTCTAAGCATTCATGTATAAAAATCTAGGTACATAAACTCAGAATGTCCACAATGACACtcttaaaataagaaatcatTCCTGGTTTTATGATTTGCCCTATCCCTATCTGAGCTGAAAGATTATATGCCTAAACGCTCTACCTCAATGCTCTTGCCATGTGGATGTGAAAATACAAGCAGAAAGAGAGTTGCTGAAATAACATTTGCAGTGCCAGGacttatttttctgtcctgtCTAAATgacagaggcagagggagaaCGGAACATTGGACTGAATTGGTAACTTGGGtggaatttttaaagcaatttacCAAGCTCTgtgaaaggagggaagaaagaagaaagaatgtcACAGTGACACACTGCCAAGTGATAGGATATCTCAAACCATGTTAATTTGAAGAAAGCTTCTGTCGGCACAGAAAATTGCAAAAAATATATCCCAAAAGTTTTATGAGctagaaaatattaattatattagATACTTGTTGTGTAAGTTTTCCAGCTGCCACAGCTGGCTTGTCCCGCGCTTTCCCTCACTTCTTTACTCAAGTCTCAGATGGATCTCCTTCTATtgtgagtttaaaaaaataaagaaaaaaaatcagaaatgcagGCAAATACTGTTAGTTCTCTGGGAACCTGTGTGACTTTTTCTTTCTAGACTACATGCATTAGGGACAGACTATAGTAGTGTATGAACCACTTTATAGAGCTATGTGCAACAGACACTGGAAAGCAAGTTGGCAACAGAGATACGTTCTACCTTTTGTGCTTCATCCCAAGAGTCAAATGTGTTCTTGGGTTACTACAGCCTTCATTTGCCAAGTCTGTTTTAACAAAAGTTATTATCAGTGTCACAGAATTCTTTTCACTCGTAGCCCAGGGCCGGTGTGTTGCTGGGCGCTGTGTGAAGGCAGAACAAAGAGGCagttcctgtccctgtgtgctgggcagtgccacagcagccGGGAAGCAAAGTCAGGCTTAGAGACCTGCCCTGGTGCCCACCCTGGCCTGGCCTGATCCACCTGGCAGCAGGAAATactccagcaggagctgcatggCAGGGCTGTAAGAGGCTGCTCAGCGATGTGCTGAAGGCACTTGTGGGATGGAACATCAAGGCATCCTTCCCTGCTGAAGGGACTCTGCATCCTCGTGCCGAGGAGCTTCCCAGGCATTGAAGAGTAATCCTAAAGCCAGGGACACAGCATGCTGTGGTCTGTCCAGCTAGCAGAGTCCTGAAGGGAAAGATAAGGGGCCTTACACCTCTGGGCCAGGTGAAATGATGGGGGACTTGTTTCCTGGAAGGAGGAGCCAAAGGCAGAGCACTGTTTGTGTTCGGCATCTGCGGGCATTGCAGTCTGAAGAACCGAAGCTGGTGTTGAGGGACCCACGAGGAAGGAACTCGGGAACAAactcatttttctccatttgttACGTCTGTATTTGTGTAGCTTTTGTGTGGGGCCACACGTTTAGATGGCGCAAAGCACAGGAGCTCCCGGGAGCTGCCAGACACGCCCCATGGGATCGTCTTCGTGGGCTCCTGAACAGCTCTAAAGCTGATCCCCACTGTGATCCATCAGGCGTTCCTAGCGGAGCGCGGCAGGGCAGGTCGAGCTCAGGAGTGCTTGTTTAACACCCCACAGTCACGGAACGAATTCCGAATGCCCTAATGGTGCAAAAGCACCGAAGaagccccagctgccccagttTCTCTCGCCGTCCCCTCGGCCGGGTCCGGCTCCGTGTCCCGCTCCCGCCGGGGCGCGCAGTTGTCCGCCAGGGGGCGGCAGAGGCCGCGCTGGCCGGGAATGGCGCTCCCGGAGCTTCCCGGCACCGCCAGCCTGTTCCGTGCTCCTTCGTTCGTCTTCAGTGCCTGTTTCCCACGCGCGGACAAGCCCACCAGTGTCCGGAGGGGTTAAACCcccagagaatcatagaatattacAGAGcgggagggacccacaaggttcACCGAGTCAAGCTCCTGGCCCGACGCTGGACAGCCCCAAAGGGGTTTTCCCTGCTTAAACCTGCACTTCATTTTGTGTGTCTTGCCTCAACTACACGGATTCTCAAAGCCTCACCTAAACTGCCCCAAAACACATAAAACACTGCCAAGGAGCAGAAGTGTCGAAACTTTCACTCTATGTGATGCCTCATGATGCAACATAAGCGCATCCAATATTACTTTTTCCTACTGATGAGGAGATACCAAACCCTCCACACATTGCCCCTCCCATATGCAAGGGCTGGAAGAGCAGAGCCTgacagtgctggcagcagtggcaaAGCCCGCTCTGGTACACGACATTGCTGCCTCCAACACACCCATCTCCATCAGCACGAAACCAAGGAAAGATGTTTCAGGATCATTCAATACTGGGATGCTCAGAATTTGCAGCATCACGGTGA from Pithys albifrons albifrons isolate INPA30051 chromosome 3, PitAlb_v1, whole genome shotgun sequence includes these protein-coding regions:
- the THOC7 gene encoding THO complex subunit 7 isoform X2 is translated as MGAVTDDEVIRKRLLIDGDGAGDDRRINLLVKSFIKWCNSGSQEEGQYQRMLSTLSQCEFSMGKTLLVYDMNLREMENYEKIYKDIENSIAAAHEKISECKKQILQAKRIRKNRQEYDALAKVIQHHPDRHETLKQLEALGKELQNLSHIKENVEDKLELRRKQFHVLLSTIHELQQTLENDEKLSEAEESQETQMEAEAKQ
- the THOC7 gene encoding THO complex subunit 7 isoform X1: MGAVTDDEVIRKRLLIDGDGAGDDRRINLLVKSFIKWCNSGSQEEGYSQYQRMLSTLSQCEFSMGKTLLVYDMNLREMENYEKIYKDIENSIAAAHEKISECKKQILQAKRIRKNRQEYDALAKVIQHHPDRHETLKQLEALGKELQNLSHIKENVEDKLELRRKQFHVLLSTIHELQQTLENDEKLSEAEESQETQMEAEAKQ